In one Chloroherpetonaceae bacterium genomic region, the following are encoded:
- a CDS encoding phosphatase PAP2 family protein codes for MELLYQFDVWLFRCVNEGFGQPYLDSVMLFVTDFKRSWVIAALAAGYLIVTRKRESVLPIVLSMLAVAIADQTASGLLKPLVQRARPCFELENVRLLLDQTRSFSFASSHAANAAAVATVAWLFCANSGRVDRLFAFALIGFAFLSGYSRVYVGVHYPLDVLAGWGIGVASGALVYLSVSFVWKNYLWSKKQLQAAGKPASPHKQL; via the coding sequence ATGGAACTGCTCTACCAGTTTGATGTATGGCTTTTTCGGTGTGTCAATGAGGGCTTCGGTCAGCCCTACCTTGACAGCGTGATGCTCTTTGTAACAGATTTTAAGCGCTCATGGGTGATTGCAGCGCTGGCAGCAGGTTACCTAATTGTAACGCGAAAAAGAGAAAGTGTACTGCCGATTGTGCTCTCAATGCTCGCTGTTGCAATAGCTGACCAAACGGCATCGGGCTTGCTCAAGCCGTTGGTGCAACGCGCTCGTCCTTGCTTTGAGCTGGAAAATGTGCGCTTGCTGCTCGACCAGACACGCTCATTTTCATTTGCTTCCTCTCATGCAGCTAATGCTGCGGCAGTAGCCACAGTTGCATGGCTATTTTGTGCCAACTCAGGACGGGTCGACAGGCTGTTTGCATTTGCATTGATTGGCTTTGCCTTCCTGTCGGGCTACTCACGGGTGTATGTCGGCGTGCACTACCCACTCGATGTGCTGGCAGGCTGGGGCATCGGTGTGGCATCAGGTGCACTGGTGTATCTCAGTGTGTCGTTTGTCTGGAAAAATTATCTCTGGTCTAAAAAGCAATTGCAAGCTGCAGGAAAACCCGCCTCACCTCATAAGCAGTTATAG
- the yidC gene encoding membrane protein insertase YidC — translation MDRNTLIGFLLIGLIFIVWFQLLTPSPQPKPPKPKTLDSAALAYADSVQRALAAQQKTAPAGELAPYMQGTADTITIETDLFTAKLSSKGATLISFVQKKYLDWERKPFDLITAKDGALSLLFEGKDPRQAIVNTNDLFFTPKTDARLIKLTGNQTATVPFELSLTEGRRIQITYTFVGDKYQIRYQTGLYGISELVRGATYQVVWNGGLAHSEKDELEEANNSYAHAYLNGSLEKLDADSKDRDFKLQPDGATKWVSVQSKYFLAAIIADEDAEGAYLQGKRTAKDDKHVFEDYTVALKQRLPFNQNVVQNGFTLYVGPLDYVLVREAGSSLEKTMDFGWEWLTRPFAEWIILPVFNLLERFIPNYGIIIIIFALLIKLVTYPLTVASTNSMKKMAQLQPQIQEIQKKYANDAVKMQNELGKLYREAGVNPLSGCLPILLQMPLLFAMFYVIRSSIQLRQESFLWAKDLSTADAIITFPFTIPLYGSHIAVFPILMAITTYLQQKITPSSAPPEQTKVFNVVLPIMLLLFFNNLPSGLGLYYLMFNVFSIVQQLYVNWQAKRNPAPVGSTLAKPKAKDGVEKPSQKKKAKV, via the coding sequence ATGGACAGAAATACACTCATTGGATTTCTGCTTATCGGACTCATTTTCATTGTGTGGTTTCAGCTCCTTACACCTTCTCCGCAGCCAAAGCCACCAAAACCAAAGACCTTAGACTCCGCAGCACTGGCATATGCCGACTCCGTGCAACGCGCACTGGCAGCGCAGCAGAAAACCGCACCAGCAGGTGAGCTGGCTCCATATATGCAAGGCACAGCCGATACCATCACGATTGAAACCGATCTCTTTACCGCAAAATTGTCATCGAAAGGCGCAACGCTGATTTCATTTGTGCAAAAGAAATACCTTGACTGGGAGCGCAAGCCCTTCGACCTAATCACGGCAAAAGATGGTGCACTGTCATTGCTCTTTGAAGGCAAAGATCCTCGCCAAGCAATTGTGAACACAAATGACTTATTCTTTACGCCCAAAACCGATGCCCGCCTAATTAAGCTCACTGGGAACCAGACGGCAACTGTGCCATTTGAGTTGTCACTGACGGAGGGGCGACGCATTCAAATCACCTACACTTTCGTGGGCGATAAGTATCAAATTCGGTATCAGACAGGTTTGTATGGCATTAGTGAACTGGTGCGTGGTGCAACTTATCAAGTTGTCTGGAACGGAGGACTGGCACACTCGGAGAAAGATGAACTCGAGGAAGCAAATAATTCCTACGCCCACGCTTATCTCAATGGCTCACTGGAAAAGTTAGATGCAGATAGCAAAGACAGAGACTTCAAACTTCAACCAGATGGCGCAACAAAATGGGTGTCGGTGCAAAGCAAGTATTTCCTTGCTGCCATCATTGCTGATGAAGACGCCGAAGGTGCATACCTACAAGGCAAACGCACTGCCAAAGATGATAAGCATGTATTTGAAGATTACACCGTAGCCTTAAAGCAACGCCTACCGTTCAACCAAAATGTGGTGCAAAACGGCTTTACACTCTATGTCGGCCCACTGGACTATGTGCTGGTGCGTGAGGCAGGCTCCAGCCTTGAAAAGACAATGGACTTCGGTTGGGAGTGGCTAACACGTCCATTTGCTGAGTGGATTATTCTACCTGTCTTTAACTTGCTCGAGCGCTTCATTCCAAACTACGGCATTATCATCATTATCTTTGCCTTGCTCATCAAGCTGGTAACCTATCCGCTGACGGTGGCTTCCACCAACTCAATGAAAAAAATGGCACAGCTGCAACCGCAAATTCAAGAAATTCAGAAAAAATATGCGAATGATGCCGTCAAGATGCAAAATGAACTGGGGAAGCTCTATCGGGAAGCTGGTGTCAATCCCCTAAGCGGTTGCTTGCCAATTCTCTTGCAGATGCCGTTGCTCTTTGCAATGTTTTATGTGATTCGCTCCTCAATTCAACTGCGTCAGGAAAGTTTTCTATGGGCAAAAGACCTTTCAACCGCCGATGCCATCATTACCTTTCCATTTACCATTCCGCTCTACGGCTCCCACATTGCCGTCTTCCCAATCCTAATGGCAATTACGACCTACCTTCAGCAAAAGATTACACCAAGCAGTGCGCCACCTGAACAAACCAAAGTCTTTAACGTCGTCTTGCCCATAATGCTGCTGCTCTTTTTCAACAATCTTCCCTCAGGACTGGGGCTATACTACTTGATGTTCAATGTGTTCAGCATTGTGCAGCAGCTCTATGTCAACTGGCAGGCGAAGCGTAACCCTGCACCAGTAGGCTCAACGCTGGCAAAACCGAAGGCAAAAGATGGGGTAGAGAAACCGTCGCAAAAGAAAAAGGCAAAGGTCTGA
- the yidD gene encoding membrane protein insertion efficiency factor YidD codes for MPKLHWIWRITNFLPILLIRLYKAMLSPYLGGSCRFQPTCSSYGLEAFQTHNFFAAFWLTLWRILRCHPFAKGGYDPVPRPQGHQHQDH; via the coding sequence GTGCCAAAGTTACATTGGATTTGGCGCATCACGAACTTTCTGCCGATTCTGCTCATTCGCCTCTACAAGGCGATGCTATCGCCTTATCTGGGAGGCAGTTGTCGCTTTCAACCCACCTGTTCCAGTTACGGCTTGGAAGCCTTTCAAACGCATAACTTCTTTGCAGCGTTTTGGCTAACGCTATGGCGAATTTTGCGGTGTCATCCGTTTGCCAAAGGCGGCTATGACCCCGTGCCGAGACCACAAGGGCATCAACATCAAGACCATTAA
- a CDS encoding GGDEF domain-containing protein, whose amino-acid sequence MAMRTLEEKWAAIVFDIVDYAFEPIINVHTGAAFGFEALLRNYQAVGFDTIQEFFDAAYREKVLFKVELFLREKAIQKFIAAGLHEKAKLFFNVDARIIDMPDYQQGHTARILARYGLKPHSMTFEITERQRLENTERVLQILRITQAQSYNIAIDDFGVGYSGLQLLYTLEPDFIKIDRFFISNLATDSKKRFFVTSIVNMAHLLGITVIAEGIETEQEYYVCRDLGCDFVQGYLFQAPTTDITQLQLKYEYVERLARLDRRKSVSDQQLIYDKAEYIPQLSIDADMEEVFNYFLENKHISFCPITTPNNEPVGIVRERDIKAFAYSLYGRQLLKNKSAAKSLKDFIVRCPIVDINTRAEQMLEIFSMEDDAEGIIIVEDMQYIGFLSTKSLLRIINEKNVAAARDQNPLTKLPGNTVIHAYVSEGLEQKVDHYALVYYDFDNFKPYNDKYGFRRGDKAILLFADILRRRFTQENCLVGHIGGDDFFLGFKNVPFEDAYRQAKEAIVEFTESVKELYDEKDRLNGYLEAKDREGNLKRFPLLTVSAAMLVIAGEKSSCSMEEVSMILAEMKKMSKSNSEKITAATVYRRLTDPVSNSVVASSESQTLKQNHLAVSAAGVIAHSGAAALPEKPNN is encoded by the coding sequence ATGGCGATGCGAACACTGGAAGAAAAATGGGCTGCGATTGTATTTGACATCGTCGACTATGCCTTCGAACCGATTATCAATGTCCATACAGGTGCTGCATTTGGCTTTGAGGCCCTGCTGCGCAACTATCAAGCAGTGGGGTTCGACACCATTCAGGAGTTTTTTGATGCGGCGTATCGTGAAAAGGTGCTCTTCAAGGTAGAGCTATTCCTGCGAGAAAAAGCAATTCAAAAGTTCATTGCAGCAGGACTGCACGAAAAAGCCAAGCTCTTCTTCAATGTGGATGCTCGCATTATCGATATGCCTGACTATCAACAGGGGCATACGGCGAGAATTTTAGCACGCTATGGCTTAAAGCCGCACAGTATGACGTTTGAAATCACAGAGCGGCAGCGGCTGGAAAACACCGAGCGAGTCTTGCAAATTTTAAGAATCACGCAAGCGCAGTCTTACAACATCGCAATTGATGACTTCGGGGTCGGTTATTCGGGTTTGCAACTGCTCTACACGCTTGAGCCTGACTTTATCAAAATTGATCGCTTCTTCATTTCAAACCTCGCCACTGATTCCAAGAAGCGCTTCTTTGTAACCAGCATTGTGAATATGGCACATCTGCTTGGCATCACCGTCATCGCTGAGGGAATTGAGACCGAGCAGGAGTACTATGTGTGCCGCGATTTAGGCTGCGACTTTGTGCAAGGCTATCTCTTTCAAGCTCCTACCACCGATATCACCCAGCTACAGCTAAAATATGAATATGTCGAGCGACTGGCTCGTTTAGACCGACGTAAAAGCGTAAGTGACCAGCAACTCATCTATGACAAAGCTGAATATATTCCTCAGCTTTCCATTGACGCCGATATGGAGGAAGTCTTCAACTACTTTCTGGAAAACAAACACATTAGCTTTTGCCCGATTACCACTCCAAACAATGAACCAGTCGGGATTGTACGTGAGCGTGACATCAAGGCCTTTGCTTACTCGCTCTACGGGCGGCAACTGCTCAAGAATAAATCTGCCGCTAAGTCACTGAAAGACTTCATCGTGCGCTGCCCAATTGTCGACATCAACACCAGAGCGGAGCAGATGCTGGAAATTTTCTCAATGGAGGATGATGCGGAAGGTATTATTATCGTAGAGGATATGCAATATATCGGCTTTCTGAGCACCAAGTCGCTGTTACGCATCATCAATGAAAAGAATGTAGCGGCAGCGCGCGACCAAAATCCACTGACCAAGCTGCCAGGCAATACAGTTATTCACGCATATGTGTCCGAAGGACTTGAGCAAAAAGTCGATCACTACGCTTTGGTTTATTACGACTTCGATAATTTCAAGCCATACAACGACAAGTATGGCTTCAGACGAGGCGACAAGGCCATCTTGCTCTTTGCCGATATTTTGCGCCGGCGCTTTACGCAAGAAAATTGCCTTGTTGGGCATATCGGAGGCGATGACTTCTTTTTGGGCTTCAAAAATGTGCCTTTCGAAGATGCCTACCGCCAAGCAAAAGAAGCAATTGTGGAGTTTACGGAGAGCGTGAAGGAACTCTACGATGAAAAGGACCGCTTAAATGGCTACTTGGAGGCAAAAGACCGTGAAGGAAACCTCAAGCGTTTCCCCTTGCTGACAGTGAGTGCTGCGATGCTGGTTATTGCAGGTGAAAAAAGTTCGTGCTCAATGGAAGAGGTCAGTATGATTTTGGCAGAAATGAAAAAGATGTCCAAGTCTAATAGCGAGAAAATTACAGCAGCGACTGTCTACCGTCGCCTTACTGACCCTGTGTCCAACAGTGTTGTTGCTTCCTCAGAGAGCCAGACGCTCAAACAAAACCATCTGGCGGTCTCAGCGGCTGGTGTGATTGCCCATAGCGGCGCTGCGGCACTGCCTGAAAAGCCCAATAACTAA
- the recA gene encoding recombinase RecA, which yields MPKEKAAEKALDKINAEKRKQLELAIDSLEKQFGKGTIMTLGDEVNTQIPVVSTGSITLDFALGVGGLPKGRIIEIFGPESSGKTTIALHAIAECQKEGGVAAFVDAEHAFDPNYAKRVGVDVKSLLFSQPESGEQALTIVETLVRSGAVDIVVVDSVAALVPQAELEGEMGDAQVGLQARLMSQALRKLTGAISRSSCIAIFINQLREKIGTVSYGDPTTTTGGRALKFYASVRLDVRRIGAIKEGTDVIGNRTKVKVVKNKVAPPFKEVEFDIIYGEGISKTGELIDLAVEMGIIKKSGAWFSYEGEKIGQGREAVREMLKTNKDFFDKIYAQVRDGLINERVDLSVAPTPEEEADNQLTEAEVEE from the coding sequence ATGCCAAAAGAGAAAGCCGCCGAGAAAGCATTAGACAAAATCAATGCCGAAAAGCGTAAGCAACTTGAGCTTGCGATTGACTCGCTAGAAAAGCAGTTTGGTAAAGGCACGATTATGACGCTGGGGGACGAGGTTAATACCCAGATTCCCGTTGTGTCGACAGGCTCCATCACACTGGATTTTGCACTGGGCGTTGGCGGCTTGCCCAAAGGAAGAATTATTGAAATTTTCGGCCCCGAGTCATCTGGTAAGACAACGATTGCGCTGCATGCTATCGCTGAGTGTCAGAAGGAGGGCGGCGTGGCTGCATTTGTCGATGCTGAGCACGCCTTCGACCCCAACTACGCAAAGCGCGTTGGCGTCGATGTCAAGTCACTGCTGTTTAGCCAGCCTGAATCTGGTGAGCAAGCGCTTACGATTGTAGAAACATTGGTGCGCAGTGGTGCCGTCGATATTGTCGTGGTAGACTCTGTGGCTGCACTTGTGCCACAAGCAGAGTTGGAAGGTGAAATGGGTGATGCGCAAGTCGGCTTGCAAGCACGCTTAATGTCTCAGGCACTGCGCAAACTAACTGGCGCCATCTCTCGCTCGAGCTGCATTGCAATTTTTATCAACCAACTGCGTGAAAAGATTGGCACGGTTAGCTACGGCGACCCTACTACCACAACGGGCGGTCGTGCACTCAAATTCTATGCTTCAGTCCGACTTGACGTGCGCCGCATCGGAGCTATTAAGGAAGGCACAGACGTTATTGGCAATCGCACCAAAGTCAAGGTCGTGAAAAACAAAGTGGCTCCTCCATTTAAAGAAGTGGAGTTCGATATCATCTACGGCGAGGGTATTTCTAAAACGGGTGAGCTAATTGACCTTGCCGTTGAGATGGGTATTATCAAGAAGTCTGGAGCGTGGTTCAGTTACGAGGGCGAAAAAATTGGTCAAGGTCGTGAAGCCGTGCGAGAGATGTTAAAGACGAACAAGGACTTTTTTGACAAAATCTATGCGCAAGTGCGCGATGGCTTAATCAATGAGCGTGTCGACCTTAGCGTGGCACCTACTCCTGAAGAGGAGGCGGATAATCAACTTACCGAAGCTGAAGTGGAAGAGTAG
- a CDS encoding arsenosugar biosynthesis-associated peroxidase-like protein: METYYNPADLAKFASVGEGNKKLMDKFFSWYNEVFAAGALSEREKALIALAVAHAVQCPYCIDAYTQSSLEKGATLEQMTEAIHVAAAIRGGASLVHGVQMKNVYQKLSM; encoded by the coding sequence ATGGAGACCTACTACAACCCAGCAGACCTTGCCAAGTTTGCATCAGTAGGAGAAGGTAATAAGAAGCTAATGGATAAGTTTTTCTCGTGGTATAACGAAGTATTCGCTGCAGGGGCACTCTCAGAGCGGGAGAAAGCGCTCATTGCATTGGCGGTAGCGCATGCAGTCCAGTGTCCATATTGCATTGATGCATACACGCAAAGCTCATTGGAGAAAGGTGCCACGCTTGAGCAGATGACAGAGGCAATTCATGTGGCTGCAGCGATTCGCGGCGGTGCAAGCCTTGTGCACGGCGTGCAGATGAAAAATGTCTACCAGAAACTTTCTATGTAA
- a CDS encoding TrkA family potassium uptake protein produces MAKKIAVIGIGNFGSHLATTLAAQGAEVLAIDSSMERLEDIKDKVTYTVRLDSTEEKALREQAITEFDVVIVAIGDDFEATLLTVAALQNIGVQRIIARATTQTHERILRHLGISEVISPAVEAAERLADSLMYRGVIDSLELSSEYSIVEVSAPPSFVGKTLAELNLRENFDVNLITIKRIEQEPRLLGLRSRTIEKIMGIPTPDMVVQKNDILVLFAKKPAINKMCNGSAD; encoded by the coding sequence ATGGCAAAGAAAATTGCAGTTATCGGTATCGGAAACTTTGGGTCGCATCTAGCCACGACACTGGCTGCACAGGGTGCAGAAGTTTTAGCGATTGATTCTTCAATGGAGCGCTTAGAGGACATCAAAGACAAAGTTACTTACACTGTGCGCTTGGACTCCACAGAAGAAAAAGCCCTGCGTGAGCAAGCCATCACAGAATTTGATGTGGTAATTGTAGCCATCGGCGACGATTTTGAGGCAACGCTGCTGACGGTAGCCGCCCTGCAAAATATCGGTGTGCAGCGCATTATCGCACGTGCGACCACGCAAACCCACGAGCGCATCTTGCGACACTTAGGCATCAGCGAAGTGATTTCACCCGCTGTAGAGGCGGCTGAACGCTTGGCAGATAGCCTAATGTATCGCGGCGTGATTGATTCGCTGGAGCTGTCTTCTGAATACTCTATTGTAGAAGTCAGTGCACCGCCCTCGTTTGTCGGTAAGACACTTGCTGAACTCAACCTGCGCGAAAATTTCGATGTCAATCTCATCACCATTAAACGCATTGAGCAAGAGCCTCGCCTGTTGGGTCTGCGCTCGCGCACGATTGAGAAAATTATGGGTATTCCTACCCCAGATATGGTCGTGCAAAAAAACGATATTCTGGTGCTCTTTGCGAAAAAGCCCGCAATTAATAAGATGTGTAACGGCAGCGCCGACTAA
- a CDS encoding ATPase produces MPLRFSLQKAVQFQAISSWLESHRSLILRVINGALIVLGTIAVVSLIVRIGFFLTPDQEQVVELLEQAILYVFALQAFLKLALAPNKRAHLRMRWLELIIFSVILLYLFSPLAIERLLMSLNPQLTPENITSVYLVITQFFVVLALLPATLRYSSRVMTANVQPATILLISFLALAIGGAGFLMLPKATAQSSLTIVDALFMATSAVCVTGLTTVDTATTFSHTGHWILLVLIQVGGLGIMTLTTFFAVVGGAGTRLKEYIALRDLLGEESLGQIRSLLFQIGFYTFVIEAMGAIAIYYTLDLDDAPLHHSPMFFAAFHSISAFCNAGFSLLSENFAAPPCHQNAAFLFVVMSLVTIGGLGFPALSSLSHYVQALLRRLPQARLSLHAKLVFITSSLLIVIGTVGFFCLEHANTLRDATLSSQLLDSLFHSIIARTAGFNTLNVGQFTTPTLFFLVALMWIGASPSSTGGGIKTTTAALALMNIVAIASGRNKIELFRRRVPDRVITRAFSTALLSLLYIVAALFVLLLTEQEKSFRFEALLFEVVSAVSTVGLSTGITSQLSDAGKLVLTVSMLIGRVGFLNIIIALTRPRIHSSYDYAEETVIVS; encoded by the coding sequence ATGCCATTACGCTTTTCTCTGCAAAAAGCTGTTCAATTTCAAGCAATATCAAGTTGGCTTGAGTCGCACCGTTCTCTTATTCTGCGGGTCATAAATGGTGCGCTGATTGTGCTTGGCACGATTGCGGTGGTCTCACTCATTGTGCGTATCGGCTTCTTTCTGACCCCAGACCAAGAGCAAGTGGTAGAGTTGCTAGAGCAAGCGATTCTGTATGTTTTTGCGTTGCAGGCGTTTCTGAAACTTGCGTTAGCTCCTAACAAGCGGGCGCATCTTCGTATGCGCTGGCTTGAACTCATCATCTTCTCCGTTATCTTGCTCTACCTTTTCTCACCTCTTGCTATTGAACGATTGCTTATGTCGCTTAACCCCCAGCTGACGCCTGAAAACATCACGAGTGTGTATCTTGTTATCACGCAGTTTTTCGTGGTGCTGGCGCTTTTGCCAGCCACACTGCGCTACAGCAGTCGCGTGATGACTGCCAACGTGCAGCCCGCTACAATTTTGCTTATCAGCTTTCTTGCACTAGCCATAGGCGGTGCAGGCTTTCTAATGCTGCCCAAAGCGACTGCTCAATCCTCACTGACAATCGTTGATGCATTGTTTATGGCAACCAGTGCAGTTTGTGTAACAGGTCTTACAACCGTTGATACCGCCACAACCTTTTCACACACTGGGCACTGGATTTTACTTGTGCTGATTCAGGTTGGCGGATTAGGCATTATGACGCTCACTACTTTCTTTGCTGTTGTAGGTGGTGCTGGCACGCGCCTTAAAGAATACATTGCTTTGCGAGACCTCTTAGGCGAGGAGAGTTTAGGACAGATTCGCTCGCTTCTTTTCCAAATTGGCTTCTACACTTTCGTGATAGAGGCGATGGGTGCCATAGCGATTTACTACACTTTGGACTTAGATGACGCACCGCTGCACCACTCCCCGATGTTTTTTGCTGCGTTTCATTCCATCTCTGCGTTTTGCAATGCGGGGTTCAGCTTGCTTTCGGAGAACTTTGCAGCGCCGCCCTGTCATCAGAACGCAGCGTTTCTTTTTGTAGTGATGAGTTTGGTCACGATTGGCGGATTAGGCTTTCCCGCACTTTCAAGCCTCTCTCACTATGTTCAAGCACTTCTTAGGCGTTTGCCACAAGCCCGCCTATCGCTTCACGCAAAGCTTGTCTTCATTACATCCAGCCTGCTTATCGTGATTGGCACAGTTGGATTCTTCTGTTTAGAGCATGCCAATACGCTTCGTGATGCTACACTGAGCAGCCAGCTTTTAGATTCGCTATTTCACTCCATTATCGCACGCACAGCAGGGTTTAACACGCTGAATGTGGGGCAGTTTACCACGCCCACACTTTTTTTCCTCGTTGCACTAATGTGGATTGGTGCTTCACCTAGCTCTACGGGCGGCGGTATCAAGACGACAACAGCGGCTCTGGCATTGATGAACATCGTTGCAATTGCCTCAGGCAGAAACAAAATAGAGCTTTTCCGCCGCCGTGTGCCTGACCGCGTTATCACGCGCGCATTTAGCACGGCACTGCTATCGCTGCTCTACATCGTGGCAGCGCTTTTTGTGCTCCTGCTCACCGAACAAGAGAAATCTTTTCGCTTTGAAGCCTTGCTGTTTGAAGTGGTCTCAGCCGTTAGCACGGTCGGCTTATCGACTGGCATTACTTCGCAACTTAGTGATGCGGGCAAACTGGTGCTTACAGTGTCAATGCTGATTGGACGCGTGGGGTTTTTAAACATCATCATTGCACTGACTCGCCCACGCATACACAGCAGCTACGACTACGCAGAAGAAACCGTTATCGTGTCCTGA
- the arsS gene encoding arsenosugar biosynthesis radical SAM protein ArsS (Some members of this family are selenoproteins.): MVRHKSMQAFGEALANAETQLEIIQNRCTLPPFDETYQSIGEGPLTATGIEVFQVNVGKLCNQVCRHCHVDAGPDRREIMSRETMQLCLEALAKTDVPKVDITGGAPEMNPNFRWFVSEVKKLGRHVMVRSNLTILLAKGYEDLPEFFAAHGVEVISSLPHYTATNTDKQRGEGVFERSIEAIRRLNHLGYGQEESGLILNLVYNPVGAFLPPNQAGLEADYKRVLNVEYGVQFNHLYTITNMPIGRFLDYLIASGNYESYMQRLVSLFNPAAARNVMCRTTLSIGWDGTLYDCDFNQMLELKVGFGAPMHIKDFDFAQLRTRRIVTKQHCYGCTAGAGSSCGGAIA, encoded by the coding sequence ATGGTGCGACACAAAAGTATGCAGGCTTTCGGTGAGGCGTTAGCAAACGCTGAAACGCAGCTCGAGATTATTCAGAATCGCTGCACTCTGCCGCCATTTGATGAAACATACCAATCAATAGGGGAAGGACCACTCACTGCGACAGGCATTGAGGTATTTCAAGTCAATGTAGGCAAACTCTGCAATCAAGTTTGTCGGCACTGCCATGTCGATGCAGGGCCAGACCGACGTGAGATTATGAGCCGAGAAACGATGCAACTGTGCTTAGAGGCACTGGCAAAGACAGATGTGCCGAAGGTCGATATTACAGGCGGTGCTCCCGAAATGAATCCAAATTTTCGCTGGTTTGTGAGCGAAGTAAAAAAGTTAGGGCGACATGTGATGGTGCGCTCGAACCTGACGATTTTGCTCGCAAAAGGCTACGAGGACTTACCTGAATTTTTTGCCGCACACGGCGTAGAGGTTATCTCATCGCTGCCTCACTACACGGCTACGAACACCGATAAGCAGCGCGGAGAGGGGGTCTTCGAGCGCTCTATTGAGGCAATCCGACGCTTGAATCATCTAGGCTATGGTCAGGAGGAGTCAGGGCTTATCTTGAATTTGGTCTATAACCCTGTTGGAGCATTTTTGCCGCCCAATCAAGCAGGCTTGGAAGCCGATTACAAGCGTGTGCTAAATGTCGAGTATGGGGTGCAGTTTAACCATCTCTACACCATCACGAATATGCCCATCGGTCGCTTTCTGGACTACTTAATAGCGTCGGGCAACTACGAATCATATATGCAAAGGCTGGTGTCGCTGTTTAATCCTGCAGCGGCGCGCAATGTAATGTGCCGCACGACGCTCTCTATTGGCTGGGACGGCACGCTCTACGATTGTGATTTCAATCAGATGTTAGAGCTGAAAGTGGGCTTTGGTGCACCGATGCATATTAAGGATTTCGACTTTGCACAACTTCGCACACGCAGGATTGTAACCAAGCAACATTGCTATGGTTGCACGGCAGGAGCAGGCTCCAGCTGCGGCGGAGCAATTGCTTAG